GGCATTATTGCATATCGCCTATGAACGTTTAATAACAGGTATTCATAATGAAGACACCATTGAACAATACCGCATTAACGGCTTACGTTTAGGGCGTTTATTGTATCAAGGACGTTGGTTTGATCCGCAAGCATTAATGTTGCGTGAATCTACTCAACGTTGGGTGGCTAAGGCGATTACTGGCGAAGTAACCTTAGAGTTACGTCGTGGTAATGATTATTCTATTTTAAATACCGAATCCCCTAACCTCACTTATGCCTCAGAGCGTTTAAGTATGGAAAAAGTGGAAGATGCCCCATTTGATCCGATTGATCGTATTGGACAATTAACAATGCGTAATTTAGATATTGTGGATACGCGTGGTAAATTAGGCATTTATTCACAAGTGGGATTATTAACCAGTGATAAAGATAGCATCTTGCCAAAATTAGAAAGTAAATAAAAAATTATTTTAAAATAGACCGCACTTATACTCGCTTTAGTAAAGTGCGGTTTGTTTTAGCAAAATTTTTAACTTTATTAATAATAGGAGTGAAAATGACAACCTTATTTGAACAGGCAAAACCTCGAACCAAAGCCCCTTACCGTTTTGACATTGTCGGCAGTTTTTTGCGACCAGAAGCGATTAAACTGGCTCGCCAACAATGTGCTTGTGGGGATATATCTTGTGCAGAACTAACGGAAATTGAAGATAAAGAAATTGCCAAACTCGTTGATAAACAAAAGCAAGTGGGATTACATGCCGTTACCGATGGCGAATTTCGTCGCACCTTTTGGCATATGGATTTCCTCGCGGCATTAAGTGGTGTGGAAGAAGTTGAGGCGGAAAAATTTTCGGTACAATTTAAACATCATAGTGTTAGACCTAAAACCCTAAAAATTGTGGATAAAGTGGCTTTTCCTGATAATCATCCATTTTTATCCCATTACCGTTCATTACAACAAATCGCAGGGGACTATCCCGTTAAATTTACCATTCCTTCCCCTTCTATGTTGCATCTTATTTGTACGATAAGAGAAACGGATTATCAACCCATTGCACGCTATGCGGACAATAATCAACAGTTATTAGCGGATATTGCTGAAAGCTACAAAGTGGCTATTCAAAAGTTTTATGACCTAGGTTGTCGCAATTTACAGCTTGATGATACCAGCTGGGGCGAATTGTGTTCTGAAGAGAAAAGAGCCGCTTATCAGCAACGAGGTATTGATTTAGACCAATTAGCTAAGGACTATGTGACAATGGTTAATCAAGCCATTGCGGATCGCCCAGCAGATATGGCGATTACTATGCATATTTGCCGTGGTAATTTCCGTTCCACTTGGTTTTCTTCGGGGGGTTATGAACCAGTGGCAGAACAATTATTTGGGCATTGTCATGTTGACGGCTTTTTCTTAGAGTACGACAGTGACCGTTCTGGTGACTTCAAACCTCTACGCTTTATTAAAAATCAACAAGTGGTATTAGGCTTGGTTACCTCAAAAAGCGGTGAATTAGAAGATAAAGCAGAAATCATTAAGCGTATCAAAGAGGCGGCACAATATGTGGATATTAATCAGCTTTGTTTAAGTCCACAATGTGGTTTTGCCTCCACCGAAGAAGGCAATATCCTAACGGAACAGCAACAATGGGATAAATTAAACTTTATTCGGGAAATCGCCGAAGAAGTTTGGGGAAAAAACGCATAGTACAAGTCGTAAGAAAAAACGTGGTTTTAATGCCACGTTTTTTTCGTTAATTAAAATAAGAATGATACACCAGCATATCCGCCAAGTTACCCGAACAAAGTAGTATAGCACGTATATATCTTCTTAATATTTGCCCAAGTGCGTTTAATGGGATGAAGTTCTGGCGAATAAGGTGCCAGCAGTAAAATATGATGTTCCCGCTTAATTCGCCATTACTTGCAAAATACCCATTCTATGAAAACATGCATTATCCAAAATAATGACCGATTTCTGTGTGAATGAGGGGAGTAAAGTATGCTCAAACCAGGCTTCAAAAAAACTACTGGTCATAGTGTTTTGATACACCATAGGGGCAACTAATATTATTTGTACTTCGTGGACTTTTTTACGTGTTATCGTAGATCTATTGAGAATGCCATTTTTTGCCTGATAAAATTAGTTATCATAATATTTTATTTTGAATTGCTATAAAATATTGAAAAAAAACAACAAATCAGTTAGAAAGTTTATTTAGTGAACTTAAGAGAAAATTAATTAATCATAATGGATTAAGCAGAAAATGTAAGATATATGTTTATAAAGGATTTTTTTGAATAAAAAGAGCCAGTAGAGTGATATAAAAATAATTAGATCCCACACTTTTGTCCATTACACCGTCTTTTTTATCTTAGTTAGCCGGCATTGCTTCTTCCACTGGAGCGACATTAGGCTTTTCCTTTAAAACGTCCCATAGGCTTGGTGTTGAGTCATTATTGTTTGGCATTGTATTGGAATTGACGGTTTGCGGTTGGCAAAAACGTTGGTTGGGTTTTGCCCAAACGGGAATGGTGCGTGAGCTGTTGCAATCCCAGCCACCATAACTATTAATACCTACCCATTGGATTTCCGCAGGCGTTGTTAATTTGAGTGGTTTAATGTTAGCTTGTTGCAGATAATGCTGATAAATTTGTAATGCCCCACTTGCCCCTGTGAGTTTAGTTTCACCATTATCATCTCTTCCAAGCCAAACAGTGGCAACATCTTTACCATCAATACCGACAAACCAAGTATCTCGTGCATCATTGGTAGTACCCGTTTTACCCGCTAGGTGTAAATGGGCAAACTCTCGTTGTAGGCTACGTCCAGTTCCTCTTTCTACGGTTTGTTGCATGGTATATAAGGTTTGAAAGGCGGCTTGTTGTGGCACCACTTGCTCACCAGTTTGGTTAGGTTGGTAAATAATTTTCCCCTGCCGATTTACTACGACATCAACAGTCGTTAGGTTGATTTTATAGCCTTCATTGGCAATCACTTGGTAAAGTTTAGTTACATCATAAGGCGAAATGGCATAAGATCCAAGCAACATTGCAGGAACATGAGGAATAGCGATTTTATCCCAGCCCATCTTTTTTTGGGTAGCAATCACTTCCGATAAACCAACTTGCATACCGATATTTACAGTGGGGATATTAAGGGAACGCACTAGAGCGTCCATTAACATCACAGAGCCACTGTATTTACGATCATAATTTCGTGGTTGCCAAGGTGGGCTACCTTTGGTTCTGATCGTGATTGGTTGATTTTGAATTGGGGTATTCAGCCTGAATTGCTCTGGTTTAGACAAAGCAGTTAAATAAATAGCAGGTTTGACTAACGAACCAATTTGACGTTGTGCATTGACCGCTCGGTTAAACCCAGCATATTGAGTTTGTACACCGCCCACTAAGGCTTTTATTTCGCCAGTATGATAATTGGCAACAACAAAAGCAGATTGTAGATAAGGGTTTTTCGTTTTCTCTTGTAAGGCTTTCACACCCTGAATAACAGCTTGTTCTGCATAGCGTTGCTGATTGACATCAAGTGTGGTAAAAATTCTTGCACCAAGTAGCGTGCCTGCTTTATATTCGGCAAGATTTTCCCTTAATTCTTTTTGTAAGGTTTGGATAAAAGCGGGATAATTCCGTGTAATTTGCCCTCTCGCTTGTACACCGAGTGGGCGTTTAATAAGGATCTCGTAAAGTTCTTGCCCGATGACTTTGTGATCGACCAATAATTTCAATACCACATTACGCCGTTCCATAGCATTATTCGGATTACGCCAAGGATTATACAATGACGGTCCTTTTACCATACCCACTAATAGAGCAATTTGATCTAAACTGATTTCACGAATTGGGCGACCAAAATAGAATTGGCTTGCTAATTCAAAACCATGGATTTGAATATCGCCACTTTGTCCCAAATAAATTTCATTGAGATAGGTTTCTAATATGCGATTTTTATCATAACGCCAATCTAAAATCACTGCCATTAATGCTTCATTGGCTTTACGAATAAGATTGCGATCATTGCTCAAGAACAGATTTTTCACTAATTGCTGAGTGATAGTGCTACCACCTTGTACAGTATAACCTGCTTTTAAATTGGTTAGCATTGCCCTTGTGATCCCAATAAGACTAATCCCAGAATGTTCATAAAAACGGCGATCTTCAGTGAGTAATAGGGTATCAATCAGTAAACGAGGATAGTTTTGCAATGCAATCGCTAAGCGTTCTTCATTTTCGGATTGTAACATTGCAATTAATTTAGGGGCTAAGCGAAAAGACTCAATGGCTCGCTGATTAACCAGATCTTCAATCACTTGCAATTTATCTTGCTGGAAGCGTAAACGAAAAACCCGTTGTGCCTCAGCCTGATCAGGAAAAGGAAAAGCGCGGCGGATTAAAACTAAGCTATTTTGTTCAATTTTAAAATCACCGGGGGCGGCAAGCATAGTGGTTTGCCGATAGCCATTATCTAATAATAATTGTTTGATTTCGTCCATAGATTGCTGATTTTCGGTACGAATACTTTCAATACGGCTATAAACTTCCGCTGGCAAATGCCAAATTTGCCCGTCCATTTTGTTGCGGATTTTACTGTCAAGATAGAGCATATAAAAAGCCACTAAGCAGAACATGGTAAAAATACATTTACATAAAAATATTTTCCAGTTTGCTCTAAACGAGGCTGTTTTTTTCTTCTTTTTTTTATGTTGCACTGAATTGGCTGGTTCTGTGGACATTCTTCTGTTTATCTAGCTAATCTATCAAGAATTTGCGATTTTAGCATAGGGATAGATTTTTGGCTATGAATGTGGGAGATTGATGCTTTTTTAAATTATATAGTCGTTCCACTTTAAAATGATACAGCGTTGGTACGCCTCGCCGTACTATTTGTACTGTCTTCGGCGTACCGCCTTATCTCATTTTAAATTGAAACGGCTATAAGAGATAAAAAAAACCGATATTCAATAAATTGAATATCGGCGAGGTCTTAATAAATAAGATAAAAAAGACATCTGCAATATGCAGTACACTAGCATTATCTCAGACTCTTTTACGCTAAAATAGTTCAATAAAAATCAAATTTTTTCATTTTTTTTATTTAAAGTTCTTGTTGAGCAAGAAAATGCTGAATTTGCTGTTGTATTCCTTGACTATCAAGTTTGAGTTCTGCCAGCATTTCTTGCTGTGTACCTTGAGCAATAAAATAATCAGGTAAACCCAGTTGTAAAAGTGCGGTCAATTTTTGATTTTTATTTAGCACTTCACTAACCGCACTACCTGCTCCGCCTTGAATGGCATTTTCTTCAATGCTGACTAAAAGCTGATGCGTTTGGCTAAGTGCGATAATTCTTTGTTCATCAATAGGCTTAACAAACCGCATATCAACAACTGTTGCATTAAGGTTTTCTGCCACTTCCATTACCGCAGGAAGTAATGTACCGAAATTTAATAATGCAATGTTTTCACCTTGACGAATAAGCCGAGATTGTCCAAGGGGAAGAGATTGTAGTGGAGTTAATTCTGTTCCAACTGCGTTGCCACGAGGATAGCGTACCGCAGCAGGTTTACCGCAATGATAACCCGTATATAGCATTTGCCGACATTCATTTTCATCGCTTGGGGTCATAATCACCAAGTTTGGAATACAACGCATAAAACTAATATCAAATGCCCCTTGATGGGTTTGTCCGTCCGCGCCCACAATACCCGCTCGATCAATGGCAAAGAGAACAGGAAGATTTTGAATGGCGACATCGTGAATCACTTGATCATAAGCACGTTGCAAAAATGTAGAATAGATAGCGACAATAGGGCGATAACCTGCAATGGCTAATCCAGCTGCGAAGGTAACTGCGTGCTGTTCAGCGATAGCCACATCAAAATATTGCTGTGGAAAACGTTGAGAAAATTCAACCATACCAGACCCCTCTCGCATCGCTGGGGTAATGCCGATAAGTTTCTCGTCATTGCTTGCCATTTCACAAAGCCAATCACCGAAAATTTTAGAATAAGTGGGTACAGTGCTAGATTTAGGCAGTTTTCCGCTAAGATGATCAAATTTAGGGACACCATGAAAACCAATGGGATCTTGTTCCGCAGGGGCGTAACCTTTGCCTTTTTTGGTCATAATATGCAGAAATTGTGGACCTTTTAATGTACGCATATTACTGAGCGTGGTAATGAGTTCATCAATATTATGTCCGTCAATCGGACCAATATAATTGAACCCCAATTCTTCAAACATTGTGCCAACAGGTGAAACAAAGCCTTTAACATGTTCTTCTGTTTTGCGGACAAATTCTTTAATTGGCGGAAGATTGGACAGAATTTTTTTGCCCCCTTCACGAATAGAAGAATAAAATGAGCCTGATAATAAACGAGCAAGGTAATTATTTAATGCCCCCACATTTTCTGAAATGGACATTTCATTGTCATTAAGAATAACTAACATATCCGTATGTAATGAACCCGCATGGTTTAAGGCTTCAAATGCCATACCTGCTGTAATTGCACCATCACCAATCACACAGACGGTTTTACGCCCTGCATTTTCTTTCTGTGCTACCACTGCCATACCTAATCCAGCACTGATTGAAGTAGAGGAATGCCCAACACTCAGCACATCAAACTCACTTTCTTCACGCCAAGGGAATGGGTGTAAGCCATTTTTTTGCCGAATACTGTGCATTTTATCGCGGCGACCAGTGAGAATTTTGTGAGGATACGCCTGATGCCCTACGTCCCAAATGAGATTATCAAAGGGAGTTTTAAATACATAATGGAGAGCAACGGTAAGCTCTACTGTGCCGAGACCTGATGCAAGATGACCACTAGTTTGGCTCACTGATTCCAATAAATAATCTCGTAGTTCTTGACAGACTTGAGGAAGTTGATCTTTGCTAAGTAAGCGGAGATCATCAGGTGAATCAATGAGAGTGAGAAGAGGATACTTTTGCATGGTTATTATTGCCCCACATTAATGTTTTCTATGAATAATAAATGCCGCGAGTTCACGAAGTGCGGTAGTATTAAAACAAATATTGTCTAATGCTTGTATAGCTTGTTGATAAAGTTGCTGTGCTTTTTGTTTTGCCCCTGCTAATCCCAGTAATTTAGGATAAGTGCTTTTGTCAGCCAATAAATCTGAGCCTGCGGTTTTGCCTAAGGTTTGGCTATCGCTTTCTATATCTAAAATATCGTCTTGCACTTGAAAAGCCAAACCAATAGCTTGTGCATACTGGCTTAATTGTTCGCCTAATTGTTTATCTTGATAATAAGGGGAACAATAAAAGCCCATCATCACTGCCGCAGTTAATAATGCACCTGTTTTATTACGGTGGATTTGTTCAAGTTCGGCTAAAGAAATTTGTTTATGTTCAGCCAATAAATCAAGACTTTGCCCTAGGCACATACCCTTTACCCCTGCGGCAATGGCAAGTTGCTGAATTAATTTAAGTTGCTGAGGGGGGGACAAAGTGGGAATATGGCTCACCAACTCAAAAGCAAAAGATTGTAGTGCATCGCCCGCTAAAATTGCGGAGGCTTCACCAAAGGCAATATGACAAGTTGGTTGTCCTCGCCGTAGCTCATCATTATCCATTGCTGGAAGATCATCATGAATAAGAGAATAAGCATGAATAGCTTCAATGGCTGCCGCCGCATAATCAAGATGTTGCATTTCAGCATTGAGCATACGCCCAGTGGCATAAACAAGAAAAGGGCGAATACGCTTACCACCAAGTAATAAACCATATTTCATGGCATCTAATAAATGAGAAGAACTCACATTATCTACTTGTTGGTTAAGAAAATGGTTAATTCGTTGCTGTAATTGTTGTAAGTCTTGATTAAATTGATACATATTTATGCACACATTCTATGGAGAAATTATTCATCAAGTTGATAATCATTTAATTCAGCTGTTTCATTTTTTTGTAATAAAATCTGAATACGTTGCTCAGCTTGGCTTAAACGTTGTTGCCCTTGTTTAGCCAGTTGAATACCTTGTTCAAATTCGGCTAAGGATTGTTCTAGGCTAAGATTGCCAGTTTCTAAACGAACAACGATATCTTCTAATTGCGTTAGCGTTTGTTCAAAGTCTATGTTGTTTTTATTGCTTTTTTTGGCGACCATAATTTATCCTAGGAATGAATTTAAATAGCGATATTGTACTTTAGTTTTGCCTGATTGTCGGTGGATTTTTGCAAGATTTGCTGAAAATTAATAGAATTACAGCATAATTGTTTGTTTTATAAGCAAAAAGCTAAATACCCTTAATGGGTATTTAGCTTGTTTCTTTAAGTGTAAATCCAAAATTTAACCTGTATTACGCATACCCGCAGCAATACCTGCAATAGTAATCATTAATGCTTGTTCTAAATCAGGATTAGGTTGTTCCCCCTGTTTGCGTAAACGGCATAATAATTCCACTTGCAGAATATTTAATGGATCAGTATAGATATTGCGTAGGGCAATGGATTCAGCGATCCAAGGCGAATCGGTCATTAAGTTATCTTCGTGCGATAAAGATAACACCGTTTTTATATCCGCATTAAGTTGTTCACGCAAATGTTTACCTAAATACCATAATTCAGGTTTAACAAGACGCTGATCATAATGTTCGGCTAACCAAGTATCTGCTTTACTATAAACCATTTCTAACATACCAATACGGGTAGAGAAAAAAGGCCAGTTTTTGCACATATCTTCTAAAATTTCGCCCTTACCTTGAGCAATAGCTTGCTGTAATGACGCACCAGCCCCTAACCAAGCAGGTAACATTAAGCGATTTTGCATCCAAGCAAAAATCCAAGGAATGGCACGCAGGCTTTCAACCCCTCCATTGGGATTACGTTTAGCGGGGCGTGAGCCTAAAGGCAATTTGGATAATTCTTGCTCAGGGGTAGCACTACGGAAATAAGGCACAAAATCTTTATCCCCTCGCACCACACCACGATAAATCTGACAAGACGACTGGGAAAGTTCGTGCATCAGGTTACGCCATTCTGCTTTAGGCTCAGGCGGTGGCAATAA
Above is a window of Volucribacter amazonae DNA encoding:
- a CDS encoding 5-methyltetrahydropteroyltriglutamate--homocysteine S-methyltransferase, translating into MTTLFEQAKPRTKAPYRFDIVGSFLRPEAIKLARQQCACGDISCAELTEIEDKEIAKLVDKQKQVGLHAVTDGEFRRTFWHMDFLAALSGVEEVEAEKFSVQFKHHSVRPKTLKIVDKVAFPDNHPFLSHYRSLQQIAGDYPVKFTIPSPSMLHLICTIRETDYQPIARYADNNQQLLADIAESYKVAIQKFYDLGCRNLQLDDTSWGELCSEEKRAAYQQRGIDLDQLAKDYVTMVNQAIADRPADMAITMHICRGNFRSTWFSSGGYEPVAEQLFGHCHVDGFFLEYDSDRSGDFKPLRFIKNQQVVLGLVTSKSGELEDKAEIIKRIKEAAQYVDINQLCLSPQCGFASTEEGNILTEQQQWDKLNFIREIAEEVWGKNA
- the mrcB gene encoding penicillin-binding protein 1B: MSTEPANSVQHKKKKKKTASFRANWKIFLCKCIFTMFCLVAFYMLYLDSKIRNKMDGQIWHLPAEVYSRIESIRTENQQSMDEIKQLLLDNGYRQTTMLAAPGDFKIEQNSLVLIRRAFPFPDQAEAQRVFRLRFQQDKLQVIEDLVNQRAIESFRLAPKLIAMLQSENEERLAIALQNYPRLLIDTLLLTEDRRFYEHSGISLIGITRAMLTNLKAGYTVQGGSTITQQLVKNLFLSNDRNLIRKANEALMAVILDWRYDKNRILETYLNEIYLGQSGDIQIHGFELASQFYFGRPIREISLDQIALLVGMVKGPSLYNPWRNPNNAMERRNVVLKLLVDHKVIGQELYEILIKRPLGVQARGQITRNYPAFIQTLQKELRENLAEYKAGTLLGARIFTTLDVNQQRYAEQAVIQGVKALQEKTKNPYLQSAFVVANYHTGEIKALVGGVQTQYAGFNRAVNAQRQIGSLVKPAIYLTALSKPEQFRLNTPIQNQPITIRTKGSPPWQPRNYDRKYSGSVMLMDALVRSLNIPTVNIGMQVGLSEVIATQKKMGWDKIAIPHVPAMLLGSYAISPYDVTKLYQVIANEGYKINLTTVDVVVNRQGKIIYQPNQTGEQVVPQQAAFQTLYTMQQTVERGTGRSLQREFAHLHLAGKTGTTNDARDTWFVGIDGKDVATVWLGRDDNGETKLTGASGALQIYQHYLQQANIKPLKLTTPAEIQWVGINSYGGWDCNSSRTIPVWAKPNQRFCQPQTVNSNTMPNNNDSTPSLWDVLKEKPNVAPVEEAMPAN
- the dxs gene encoding 1-deoxy-D-xylulose-5-phosphate synthase encodes the protein MQKYPLLTLIDSPDDLRLLSKDQLPQVCQELRDYLLESVSQTSGHLASGLGTVELTVALHYVFKTPFDNLIWDVGHQAYPHKILTGRRDKMHSIRQKNGLHPFPWREESEFDVLSVGHSSTSISAGLGMAVVAQKENAGRKTVCVIGDGAITAGMAFEALNHAGSLHTDMLVILNDNEMSISENVGALNNYLARLLSGSFYSSIREGGKKILSNLPPIKEFVRKTEEHVKGFVSPVGTMFEELGFNYIGPIDGHNIDELITTLSNMRTLKGPQFLHIMTKKGKGYAPAEQDPIGFHGVPKFDHLSGKLPKSSTVPTYSKIFGDWLCEMASNDEKLIGITPAMREGSGMVEFSQRFPQQYFDVAIAEQHAVTFAAGLAIAGYRPIVAIYSTFLQRAYDQVIHDVAIQNLPVLFAIDRAGIVGADGQTHQGAFDISFMRCIPNLVIMTPSDENECRQMLYTGYHCGKPAAVRYPRGNAVGTELTPLQSLPLGQSRLIRQGENIALLNFGTLLPAVMEVAENLNATVVDMRFVKPIDEQRIIALSQTHQLLVSIEENAIQGGAGSAVSEVLNKNQKLTALLQLGLPDYFIAQGTQQEMLAELKLDSQGIQQQIQHFLAQQEL
- the ispA gene encoding (2E,6E)-farnesyl diphosphate synthase codes for the protein MYQFNQDLQQLQQRINHFLNQQVDNVSSSHLLDAMKYGLLLGGKRIRPFLVYATGRMLNAEMQHLDYAAAAIEAIHAYSLIHDDLPAMDNDELRRGQPTCHIAFGEASAILAGDALQSFAFELVSHIPTLSPPQQLKLIQQLAIAAGVKGMCLGQSLDLLAEHKQISLAELEQIHRNKTGALLTAAVMMGFYCSPYYQDKQLGEQLSQYAQAIGLAFQVQDDILDIESDSQTLGKTAGSDLLADKSTYPKLLGLAGAKQKAQQLYQQAIQALDNICFNTTALRELAAFIIHRKH
- the xseB gene encoding exodeoxyribonuclease VII small subunit, encoding MVAKKSNKNNIDFEQTLTQLEDIVVRLETGNLSLEQSLAEFEQGIQLAKQGQQRLSQAEQRIQILLQKNETAELNDYQLDE